ATTCAAAATACCCTGTAGCTCCACACTTGAATACGATCTCTTCACTTTTAGATGGTGTAAATTCTGTTTCATATTTACCCGAAAAACCTTCTAAACGAACTCCGGTTGCAAATTCATGTTGCCCGGCGGTAGTTAATTTTATAGGATTTACAATCTGCTGGGTTGCAACAATATCGCCAGTAAAATCTTTATTATTCCAATAGCTGACTTTAAAGCCTTTCTTTCCTTCAATTGAACATTGTGAGAAATAACTTTCGGTCACTTTATCCTCTACCAAATCGCATCCTTTCTCATAAATAACCTTATCGGCTGAGAGTTTGGAAGCAATACCATCAAGAATTGTAATCGTTCTTACCGGAGTTCCATTGTAATTTCCCCAAAGCATAGGTTTATCATTGGCATTTGGTCCAACTACAGCTATTTTTTTTGATTTAGTAAGGGGAAGAATATTATTTTTATTTTGAAGGAGTGTCATAGATTTAAGAGCCATATCCAGAGCAAGTTTTCTGTGCTCATCATTATTCACAATCGACATGGGAATTTTAGACCATAAAACCAAATTATCATCATCCATTTCACCCAAGTCGAAACGTCCAACCAGAACCTTCAATAGATGATTATTTATTTCTTCTTCTGTAATCAGACCTCTCGCAACAGCATCCGGCAATTGCTTATAAAGATGATCAGACCACTGGCATTCTACATCAGTTCCTGCCCAAACACCCTTGGATGCGGCATGAACAGCATCTGATGACACTTTGTGGCTGGTATAAAAATCGGATACCGCACCACAATCTGAAACGACCATATACTTATAACCCCATTGATCCCTTAAAATTCGTTGGAGCAATTGTGTGCTTCCGCAGCAAGGTTCATCATCCAAACGCTGATAAGCACACATCACCTGACGCACATCAGCTTTTTGAACCAACGATTTAAAAGCAGGAAGATAAGTTTCCCATAAATCACGCTGACTCAGATTGTTTATGTTTAGAGAATGGCGACTCCATTCAGGACCTGAGTGAACAGCAAAATGCTTGGCACACGCTAAAAGCTTTTTGTATCTCGAATCAGCTGGTCCTTGCAGACCTTTCACTACCGAAACTCCCATACGTGAAGTCAGGTAAGGGTCTTCACCATACGTTTCCTGACCGCGCCCCCAACGTGGATCACGAAAGATGTTAACGTTTGGTGTCCAAACAGAAAGGCTTAAAAAACGCGTATTTTCCTGCCCTTTTTTTCTGGCTTCATTATATTTAGCTCGTGTTTCATCCGAAACAGCATCGAAAATACGATAAACCAAATCATCATCAAACGAAGCTGCCATACCAACCGGTTCAGGGAAAACAGTAACATTACCATTGTTGGCAAGACCGTGTAAAGCTTCACTCCACCAATTAAATTTTTTGATACCCATGCGTGGAATAGCATCTGATATATCGCACATCAAAGTTGCTTTTTCGCTCAAGGTTAAGCGAGATATCAAATCTTTGGCACGCTCTTCAGAGCTTAGATTTGGATTTTTATAAGGTAATTGCTGCGCCCAAAGGTTTACTGAAAATAAAAGAGTTATTACTATAAACAAGCCCTTCCTGATAATTGATCGTGTTGATTTTCTCATAATATATATATAAACATTTACTAAAGAATCGGTTTCAGAGAAGCAACAAAACCACCCCTACCCAGTAATCTTACTTTTACCGTGCTCCATTTGTCAACAATCATGTATTGTGTAACAAGTTTCTTATCGTGTTCACCATCTGCTATTAATGTCAGTTTGTATTTTACGTCCTCAGGCAAATAATTGAACGTCAAAGTTTTGCTTTTTGGATTTTTCTCTGCACTTATGCCTCCAACATACCATATCTTACCTTTATTTCGGGCAATAATCAAGTCCTTTCCGGGATATCCGTCAATTAATTTGGTATTATCCCAGGCATTAGGCACTTCCATAAGGAAATGTTTGGCAGCATCAGGCAAATCGTAGTAACCCTCCGGACGGTCGGCCATGTGCTGAAAGCCTGACTCGAACACTACACTAAGCGCAAGTTCGTGTCCATATGATGTAGTATGTGGAAATTGAGAATTAGTAAATGTTACTGGTGTATAATCCATCGCTCCAACCACATTTCGTGTAAATGGTAGAATGGTATTATGCTCAGGAGCTGTTGTGGTAAATTCCGGCCCATTGTTATACCATTCTGCTCCGCGTACTCCTTCATATGTCATCAGGTGCGGATATGTACGAGCCCAACCACGAGGAACTAAACAACCATGAAAATATACCATCATCTCAAATTTGGCTGCGTCGTCCAAAATATCAAGATAATACTTAATCATGTTTTGTTTTTCACTCTCGAAAAAGTCAATTTTCACGCCCGCAATACCCATTTTTTTTAGTTTGGCAAACTCTTCCATTCTATTTTCATGGGTCAACATTCTATTTTTGGGAGTAGCAGAAACCCAGGTATGATCTCCTCCTGAGTTATACCACATCAAAGGTTTTACGCCCAATGAATGAATATACTTTAAAGCATCTTCCAAATTTCCTCCATTTCCCATGGCATCCCATTCCCAATCGAGCAAGGTGTACGGCCATCCCATTGAGGCAGCTAAGTCGGCAAACTTGCACACGGTTTTGAAATCCTTGGTTCCGTGATTGTCCGACCAGTAATTCCACGATACAATGCCTGGCTTAATCCAATCTGTTTTGGAAATAATTGAAGGTGCAGATACGTCATCTACCAGAGTAGATTCCACAATATCGGCAAGACTGCCGATGATTACTACCCTCCATGGCGATTTCCAGGGAAGAGTAATGGTTGGTTTTGTCTCACCTTGTCCTCTTCCGTTCCATTGATCAGGGAAAGTAACTTTATATTTCGATTTTTCAGCAGTATTGGATAGCTTTGTTCCACAATAATTCCTTCCCAAATCGGCTTCGTGAATCAAATACCAGCAATCTTTATCGGATGTATTAAAAAGTGCAGGATAGCCCCAGTCTTGTTGAGTGTTTCCGTCGTTTATAGTAGTATAAAGACCTTCATTGGCAGGGTTAAATTTCTCTATCCATCTTTTTGTACTATCCGGTATGCAATAGGTTGTCAGCTCATCATTTACAACAAAAGAACCTTTCTTTTCAGGAAATTCATACCGAAATGCTACGCCATCATTATAAGCCCTGATGATAATATTTAATTTAGTTTTACCCGGATTTTCAAAAGAAACGACCGTTTCGCTTGCCGAATTACTGCATTGAGATCGTTTGCCATGCACTACCGTATATTTTTCGTTTATTAAAATGGGGTTACCTGCCTTCAGGTATTTTAATTCTTTCGAGAAATCCTGGTCAGCACGAGTAAGTCCTAACGTTATTTGCGGTATAGCTTCGCAGATTTTGCCATTATTCGAATACTTAACTTTCAAATACCACTCACCTGTTTCGGAATTCTTTGTATTGAAAAGTCCGACAGCGATCTTTTGATTCGGCGAAACAACTTTTATTTTCTGTGGAAACACAGCTAATGAACTGAGAAATAAAAGTCCTGTTATTATCTTACATTTCATTTGGATATATTATAGATGCTTGTTGATTATTAGTAAGATGCAAATGTAAGTTTACCTTTTCGATTGAAACATAACATATGTTGCAAAAGTTGTCACTCTTGTTGATTTATAGAATCTTTGCTTGCCCGCCTTCTAATGGGTTTGCCCTAATTTAAGGCTTATGTATGATTAATTACATACAGACTTTCCCCTCGTTTAAACTTGCTCATAATACTTATTTTTCTCTTTGAACCTCTAACTTTTAAATGATACTAAAGCTGATAAATTTAAATTATATTAAAGAACAGCAAAATATTGGAAGTGTCATCATATATTTTTCTTACTTTTGTTGCAGAGTATTATCCAATGAAAAACGCATTAATTATTATTTGCTTACTTATTTCCTGTCAGTTAACAGCTCAGAGAAACTTCGTTTTTTCGCCAATTAACAGCAATAACGGGCTTTCGGACAACCGTGTACGCACCATTAACCAATTGTTTGACGGACGAATGGTAATTGTTACCGAAGGTTTAGTTAATATATACGATGGGGTCAGTTTTCGATATATGCATTATGATGAACGAAAGGCATACAGCCTGACTAATTATTCAGGTTGGCATCATGTTTACATCGATAAAGATAAACGATTGTGGCTCAAGAACCAGCATAAACTCTTTATTTTCGACATCCGCAAAGAATTGTTCGTGCCAAATGCCGATAGTATATTTGCAGCACAGGGCGTAAAAAGCCATGTGAATGATTTTTTCATGGATACAGAACATAACTTTTGGTATGTAACCAAAAACGATGAACTGATTTATAGGCACAACGAACATAATAAAACAACTATTTTCTTAACCCATGTTTCAAAAATAAGTAGGTTAAATGACCAATTGTACAATATTGTTGTACATGAGAAACAACTGTTCTTGTTCTATAGGTCGGGCTGTATGATTTGTTATGATATGGTCACTCGCAAAAGGTTATACGTCGAAGACCCATTTAATGGCAATAATAAATACACAAGTACTTTAGCTGTGTTACCCTATAAAAACTATTTGTATCAGGTACGCAATGGTGTTAATATCGGCTTGTTGCTACGATTTAACGTGAAGAGCAGAAAATGGGAGCGGATTTTGGAAACTAATTACTGGCAAAACACCTTAACTGTAGACGGTAAAGGGAATTGTTGGATCAGTTCATTGGCTGGACTTTGGGTTATAGATAAAAATTTGCAAAACAAGCGTTTGATATCGCCTTTACACTTAGTCGATGGACGTATATTTGAAACGGAAATAGCTACACAATATAACGATGGCAGAGGAGGATTATGGGTAGGTACTGTAGATAGAGGGGTGTTATATTATCATCCCGATAGGTTTAAGTTTCAAAATTTTGGACGTTCGCTATTTAATCTTCCGAATACAAAAAAATTAAGCATTCGTTGTTTTGCCGAAAAAGACGGGTATATTTTGGTGGGAACTCAAAATGGCTTGTTCCGAAAAGAAAAGAATTCACCTACATTGGAACAGTTTAGTGCTATTCCAACAAATTCGATATGCGAAAAGCTTTTTAAGGATAGCAAACAACGCATTTGGTTATGTACACAAAACAATGGACTATATTGTTTTGATAACAACTCTATAAAGCATTATAACAATCCGGCATATTGCCTGTCCATTTTCGAAGCTTCTGATAAGCAATTATACCTTTGTACTAATAAAGGGATAGGTATTTTCGACCCTCAAACTGGCAATTATAAAAAAGTGGCAATCTCTTCGGGGCATACTATTGGCAATACATATCAATTGACGGATTTTAAAAAAGACATGCTGTTGGGTTATTCTGAAGAGGGTTTGTTTTTGTATGATTGTCGCAATAAAAAGATTTCATTTCCAGAAAAAAGAAGCGGATTGCTGCAACACAACTGCCATCATTACCATTGCTTGTTTACAGATAGTCGTGGTTTGATCTGGCTTGGCACAATGGATGGCCTTAACATATACAACCCGGCAAACAACACAACTAAAAGCTTTTCTGAAAAAGACGGTTTAATAAACAGCAGTATCCGGTCTATCACAGAAGATAACTTGGGTAGAATATGGGTTTCCACCTCTAATGGAATTTCACGTATAGATGTTAGGGTGAAAGGTGAATTGTACCAATACTCTTTTTACAATTATAACAGGTTTGACGGGGTTATAGAAACCGAATTTTTGCCGCGTTCCGTTTTGAAAACGTCAAAGAACAGCCTATTGTGGGGTGGTCTTGATGGTTTTAACGAAATTAATCTTGACCAGATAAACCTTCCCGAACAACCATTATCCGTTCCTTTGTTGACAAAGCTTCTTCTTTCAGGCACAGAGGTCAGACAAAATGAATATTATGATGGAAATAAGATATTGCAACAAGCCATCAGTTCAACCTCGGAGATACGACTAAAGTACTTCCAAAACTTTTTAGGGTTTGAGTTTTCAGCACTCAATTATATTAATCCAACGCAAACTTACTACCGCTACAAACTTGAAGGGGCAGAAAATTCATGGAATGAAATAAAATCAACCGATGGCGTTGGCCATGCCAACTATACAAATTTATCTCCAGGCACTTACCATCTGAAAGTATTTGCCACTAACAACAATCATCGTTGGGGTAATCAGTATGCTGAAATTACGGTAATCATTGACCCTCCATTCTGGAAAACTACCTGGGCATATACTTTCTATTTATTGTTTATTTTTGGCGCATTATACTTTTCAAATTCGTACTATATCCGAAGGAATAAGCTAAAATTGGAAAAGCAACAAAAAGCGGATCTCGACCAGTTAAAGTATTCGTTTTTCACTAACATCAGTCATGAACTGCGAACACCGCTTACTCTTATTTTAACTCCACTTGATTCAATATTGAGAAAGATTGAAGATGAGCACTTAAAAAAACAGCTGAATGGAATATATCGGAATGCAAACGAATTGCTGAGACTCGTCAACCAGCTTCTGGATTTTCGCAAACTTGAAATGAAAGGTGAAACATTGGAATTGAGCTATTGCAATATTAGCGATTTTCTCGAAGTCATCGCTTTTTCTTTTAAAGAAATGGCTTCTAACAATGGTATAGAATTTATTTCAGAATATATCGATGAAAATATTTATGCTTTCGTTGATAAAGATAAAATGCAGAAAATAGTAAACAACTTGCTTTCCAATGCTATTAAATTTACACCTGCCGGAGGAAAAATATGGCTGAATGCACATAAAGACCCTACCAAACCAATGTTCACAATACAAGTAAGCGACACAGGAGCAGGAATCCCGGAAGTTGACCTTAGCCAAATATTTGAGCGTTTTTATCAGGTAAAAAAACAAAAAGTACCTAATACCGGAAGTGGCATTGGATTGCACTTAGTGAAAGAATATGTGCAATTACACAATGGCACAATTGAAGTTGAAAGCCGCATAAACGAAGGGAGTTCATTCTCCGTAGTTATGCCCACCGATTTACAATCCGAAAGGGATATTCAATTGGAAGTTGAAATGAAAAGTGAAAATAAGCACTTAAAGCTTCTTGTGGTTGAAGATAATTTTGAATTCAGAGCCTTTTTGCAGAATGAACTTTCTGAAGAATACAGTGTCGTTGTAGCAAATAATGGAAAAGAAGGACTAGAAAAAGCGATAAGTTATCAACCTGATTTGGTTATAACAGATGTCATGATGCCTGAAATGTTAGGAACAGAACTTTGTAGTCAATTGAAAAAGGACATACGAACATCACATATTCCGGTAATACTACTTACTGCTAAGACCTCTGATAAAGCACAAATTGAAGGTTTTGAAGCGGGTGCTGATGCTTATATCTCAAAGCCTTTTAATATGAATATCCTGTTGCTACGTATTCAACATTTAATAGAACAACAAGATCAACGCAAAAAACTGTATAAAAATGCTGTTATCATAAACCCCGGAGTTATCACAGCTACCAATGTAGATAACGAACTTATAAAAAATGCTTTGCAGCATATCGAAAAGAATATGGACAACGCTTCGTATTCAGTTGAACAACTTAGCAAAGATTTGTTTATGGATAGAACAGGATTATACCGAAAGTTATCAGTCATTGTAGGCCAGACTCCAAGTGAGTTTATACGTTCTGTTCGCTTAAAAAAGGCAGCTCAATTGCTGGAAAACGGATTATCCGTTTCTGAAGTTGCCGGACAGGTAGGCTTTGGAACCACCAGCTATTTTACTAAATGCTTTCAAGATGAATTTGGAATAAAACCATCTCAATACAAAAATACAGATCATTAGCTATATACATAAGTGCTTATAAGCATAAAATAAAATCACTCATAGATTGCAATTTGTCGGTAAAAGCCTCGCAGCCACGCGAACTAACTTAACAAGCTAATATACAATAAAATAAGCCGCGTAGCTTTTATTAAAAAAGCTACGCGGCACTATGAAAGCCACGCGTTTTTGCAGGGCTTTATTTTATCTCTGTCACCTTATACACATATCCGCGGTGTATATGACGCCTTTCAAACTTGGTTATCAGTGATCTTCCCAATGACATTGCCGCATTATCTGAACATTTAAAGGTTGAATTTCTCTGGCGGATGCGGTCCAGAATCTCCGTACAGGTAAGTTCCTCAAAAGGTTCACCTTCCTGCGGAGCCGAGAAATACATATCCACACTCTCTTCCTGCGGAGTAACACGCTGAAATCTGCGGTTACTCTCTGTTATGTAAGCCTCCTCTTCGTGGGTGAACCAGTAGCGTTCACGGTTGTGAAGGGCATTGACAGCCTGGGCATACAACTGACTGTAATCAACAGGACTCTGATAATCTATCACTCCTATTACTTCAATGCCAATATAACGGCGGCTTCCCGTTGAATCGGTCAGCAAGTCAAAATTATTACATGTAGCTATAAATGTGGCATACCTGCGCAGTTGCTGAGTAACACTGGCATGAGGCAAACGTGTCTGCACCACTGCCTTCTGAAGAATATGCT
This genomic interval from uncultured Bacteroides sp. contains the following:
- the xyl3A gene encoding xylan 1,4-beta-xylosidase, with the protein product MRKSTRSIIRKGLFIVITLLFSVNLWAQQLPYKNPNLSSEERAKDLISRLTLSEKATLMCDISDAIPRMGIKKFNWWSEALHGLANNGNVTVFPEPVGMAASFDDDLVYRIFDAVSDETRAKYNEARKKGQENTRFLSLSVWTPNVNIFRDPRWGRGQETYGEDPYLTSRMGVSVVKGLQGPADSRYKKLLACAKHFAVHSGPEWSRHSLNINNLSQRDLWETYLPAFKSLVQKADVRQVMCAYQRLDDEPCCGSTQLLQRILRDQWGYKYMVVSDCGAVSDFYTSHKVSSDAVHAASKGVWAGTDVECQWSDHLYKQLPDAVARGLITEEEINNHLLKVLVGRFDLGEMDDDNLVLWSKIPMSIVNNDEHRKLALDMALKSMTLLQNKNNILPLTKSKKIAVVGPNANDKPMLWGNYNGTPVRTITILDGIASKLSADKVIYEKGCDLVEDKVTESYFSQCSIEGKKGFKVSYWNNKDFTGDIVATQQIVNPIKLTTAGQHEFATGVRLEGFSGKYETEFTPSKSEEIVFKCGATGYFELFVNGESLVKYNNWRTLPSRIPFKVESGKKYKIEIRYAQLNNWEANIEFNLGKEVDVDYTELIKKLQGTDVVVFVGGLSTQLEGEEMPVSYSGFKGGDRTDIELPVVQRNCLKALKQAGKKVIFVNCSGSAIALVPETESCDAILQAWYGGESGGEAVADVLFGDYNPSGKLPITFYKSVKQLSDFEDYSMKGRTYRYMSDPLFPFGFGLSYTNFKIGKATVDKAEIKSNETVKLTVPVTNTGKRSGTEIVQVYIHKINDIDGPIKTLRGFQRVDLAAGKSGQATIDLTPSAFEFFDWAQRKMMVTPGEYEVLYGNSSDAKTLKILKIAIK
- a CDS encoding ATP-binding protein, with the translated sequence MKNALIIICLLISCQLTAQRNFVFSPINSNNGLSDNRVRTINQLFDGRMVIVTEGLVNIYDGVSFRYMHYDERKAYSLTNYSGWHHVYIDKDKRLWLKNQHKLFIFDIRKELFVPNADSIFAAQGVKSHVNDFFMDTEHNFWYVTKNDELIYRHNEHNKTTIFLTHVSKISRLNDQLYNIVVHEKQLFLFYRSGCMICYDMVTRKRLYVEDPFNGNNKYTSTLAVLPYKNYLYQVRNGVNIGLLLRFNVKSRKWERILETNYWQNTLTVDGKGNCWISSLAGLWVIDKNLQNKRLISPLHLVDGRIFETEIATQYNDGRGGLWVGTVDRGVLYYHPDRFKFQNFGRSLFNLPNTKKLSIRCFAEKDGYILVGTQNGLFRKEKNSPTLEQFSAIPTNSICEKLFKDSKQRIWLCTQNNGLYCFDNNSIKHYNNPAYCLSIFEASDKQLYLCTNKGIGIFDPQTGNYKKVAISSGHTIGNTYQLTDFKKDMLLGYSEEGLFLYDCRNKKISFPEKRSGLLQHNCHHYHCLFTDSRGLIWLGTMDGLNIYNPANNTTKSFSEKDGLINSSIRSITEDNLGRIWVSTSNGISRIDVRVKGELYQYSFYNYNRFDGVIETEFLPRSVLKTSKNSLLWGGLDGFNEINLDQINLPEQPLSVPLLTKLLLSGTEVRQNEYYDGNKILQQAISSTSEIRLKYFQNFLGFEFSALNYINPTQTYYRYKLEGAENSWNEIKSTDGVGHANYTNLSPGTYHLKVFATNNNHRWGNQYAEITVIIDPPFWKTTWAYTFYLLFIFGALYFSNSYYIRRNKLKLEKQQKADLDQLKYSFFTNISHELRTPLTLILTPLDSILRKIEDEHLKKQLNGIYRNANELLRLVNQLLDFRKLEMKGETLELSYCNISDFLEVIAFSFKEMASNNGIEFISEYIDENIYAFVDKDKMQKIVNNLLSNAIKFTPAGGKIWLNAHKDPTKPMFTIQVSDTGAGIPEVDLSQIFERFYQVKKQKVPNTGSGIGLHLVKEYVQLHNGTIEVESRINEGSSFSVVMPTDLQSERDIQLEVEMKSENKHLKLLVVEDNFEFRAFLQNELSEEYSVVVANNGKEGLEKAISYQPDLVITDVMMPEMLGTELCSQLKKDIRTSHIPVILLTAKTSDKAQIEGFEAGADAYISKPFNMNILLLRIQHLIEQQDQRKKLYKNAVIINPGVITATNVDNELIKNALQHIEKNMDNASYSVEQLSKDLFMDRTGLYRKLSVIVGQTPSEFIRSVRLKKAAQLLENGLSVSEVAGQVGFGTTSYFTKCFQDEFGIKPSQYKNTDH
- a CDS encoding glycoside hydrolase family 97 catalytic domain-containing protein — protein: MKCKIITGLLFLSSLAVFPQKIKVVSPNQKIAVGLFNTKNSETGEWYLKVKYSNNGKICEAIPQITLGLTRADQDFSKELKYLKAGNPILINEKYTVVHGKRSQCSNSASETVVSFENPGKTKLNIIIRAYNDGVAFRYEFPEKKGSFVVNDELTTYCIPDSTKRWIEKFNPANEGLYTTINDGNTQQDWGYPALFNTSDKDCWYLIHEADLGRNYCGTKLSNTAEKSKYKVTFPDQWNGRGQGETKPTITLPWKSPWRVVIIGSLADIVESTLVDDVSAPSIISKTDWIKPGIVSWNYWSDNHGTKDFKTVCKFADLAASMGWPYTLLDWEWDAMGNGGNLEDALKYIHSLGVKPLMWYNSGGDHTWVSATPKNRMLTHENRMEEFAKLKKMGIAGVKIDFFESEKQNMIKYYLDILDDAAKFEMMVYFHGCLVPRGWARTYPHLMTYEGVRGAEWYNNGPEFTTTAPEHNTILPFTRNVVGAMDYTPVTFTNSQFPHTTSYGHELALSVVFESGFQHMADRPEGYYDLPDAAKHFLMEVPNAWDNTKLIDGYPGKDLIIARNKGKIWYVGGISAEKNPKSKTLTFNYLPEDVKYKLTLIADGEHDKKLVTQYMIVDKWSTVKVRLLGRGGFVASLKPIL